One Mytilus trossulus isolate FHL-02 chromosome 5, PNRI_Mtr1.1.1.hap1, whole genome shotgun sequence DNA segment encodes these proteins:
- the LOC134718942 gene encoding BTB/POZ domain-containing protein 6-like: MAVCETKSGDWRDDKTLAECMRHMLKNEIMCDVTLRVGEGRTPMKAHKYMLASRSPVFHTMFEGSMPETGEIDIPDIEESTFNNILAYIYTDEIVVTNSNVTELLYASDKYMLSKVKQDCEKTLKKTATSEHAAKTLQTAYKYHLPDLLQESLHHIEMDTKKCLLSEHSFSLPIECVDMILKSDYLSCSETDVCQFFLKWTKAQCDLQKIEATGQNMRNLVGQTLYQIRFPVVDMDFFSKEIANTDFLSSDEMIAIYRFQYGIKTSIFNNNKRGGPIEKRQVHTVTRYTDSSDFYDESEGTEALIFQADTDIWLKGVNLFPYNSYETEINFKILDETNEEIIVHKTEKDVNYGYDSPQLIVLPKPVQILSGKEYTITTQNSTEGMYYGVDCSHSVKASDCDVSITFKNSPMCTGISNVDEGQFAGFTFFV, translated from the exons atGGCTGTCTGTGAAACAAAATCAGGTGACTGGCGTGATGATAAAACCTTAGCAGAATGCATGAGGCACATGCTGAAGAACGAGATTATGTGTGACGTCACACTGAGGGTAGGGGAAGGACGAACACCAATGAAAGCACATAAATATATGTTGGCTAGTCGGAGTCCGGTATTCCACACTATGTTTGAGGGTTCTATGCCAGAGACAGGAGAGATAGATATTCCTGATATTGAAGAAAGCACCTTTAACAATATTTTAGC GTACATATACACTGACGAAATAGTGGTTACTAATTCAAACGTGACTGAATTGCTGTATGCATCTGACAAGTACATGTTATCAAAGGTAAAGCAAGATTGTGAGAAGACCTTAAAGAAGACAGCCACGTCCGAACATGCAGCTAAAACTTTACAAACTGCATACAAATATCATCTGCCTGATCTTTTACAAGAAAGCCTTCATCACATTGAAatggatacaaaaaaatgtctCCTCTCAGAACACTCGTTCAGCCTTCCAATAGAATGTGTagatatgattttaaaatcCGATTATTTGTCCTGCAGTGAAACCGATGTATGTCAATTTTTCCTAAAATGGACCAAGGCTCAATGTGATTTACAGAAGATTGAAGCAACCGGCCAAAACATGCGGAATCTTGTTGGACAAACTTTGTATCAAATACGATTTCCAGTTGTTGACATGGATTTCTTTTCGAAAGAGATAGCAAATACAGACTTCTTGTCAAGTGATGAAATGATAGCCATTTATCGTTTCCAGTATGGAATTAAAACTTCGATATTTAATAATAACAAAAGAGGAGGACCTATCGAAAAAAGACAAGTCCACACTGTAACGAGGTACACTGATTCCTCAGACTTCTATGACGAAAGCGAAGGGACAGAGGCTTTAATCTTCCAAGCTGATACAGATATCTGGCTTAAAGGGGTCAATCTATTTCCATATAACTCTTATGAGACGgaaattaactttaaaatattagaTGAAACCAACGAGGAAATTATTGTCCATAAAACTGAAAAAGATGTGAATTATGGATACGATTCACCACAACTTATAGTGCTCCCAAAACCAGTTCAAATTTTATCCGGAAAGGAATACACCATAACTACACAAAATTCTACAGAGGGTATGTACTATGGTGTAGATTGTAGTCATTCAGTGAAAGCATCAGATTGTGACGTTTCAATAACATTCAAGAATTCACCAATGTGTACAGGTATATCAAATGTAGACGAAGGACAATTTGctggttttacattttttgtgtaa
- the LOC134718103 gene encoding glyoxal reductase-like, giving the protein MYENEADVGRELKNSGLNREDVFIVTKLSENGYNRCKKIFKESLEKLEVPCIDLYLVHSPKSGKIIETYKAMLELKEQGLIRSVGVTNFGIHHLEGIKSHGLPVPSVNQIELHPWQQKPDIVKYCRDNNIAVMGYAPLVKGQRFDDETLCEMAKRNNKSAAQILIRWSLQHGFITIPKSVQSARIEENMSVFDWSLNDEDMAILDNFPDKSCKPWNPCDVPWTE; this is encoded by the exons ATGTACGA GAATGAAGCCGATGTAGGAAGAGAACTGAAGAATTCCGGATTAAACAGAGAAGATGTGTTTATTGTTACAAAGCTCAGTGAAAATGGTTACAATCGATGCaagaaaatattcaaagaaaGTTTGGAAAA GCTAGAAGTACCATGTATAGATCTTTACCTCGTGCACTcaccaaaaagtggtaaaataaTCGAAACATACAAAGCCATGTTGGAACTGAAAGAACAAGGTCTTATTAG ATCAGTAGGTGTAACTAATTTTGGTATCCATCATTTAGAGGGTATAAAGTCTCATGGACTTCCGGTACCATCAGTTAATCAGATAGAACTGCATCCATGGCAACAGAAACCGGATATAGTTAAATACTGTAGAGACAATAATATCGCAGTCATGGGATATGCTCCTCTCGTCAAAGGACAAAGATTTGATGACGAAACACTTTGTGAGATGGCAAAGAG aaataacaAATCAGCAGCACAAATACTTATAAGATGGAGTTTACAACATGGTTTCATAACAATTCCTAAATCTGTACAGTCTGCTAGAATAGAAGAAAATATGAGTGTATTTGATTGGTCATTAAATGATGAAGATATGGCAATATTA GATAATTTCCCCGACAAATCCTGCAAACCATGGAACCCCTGTGATGTCCCTTGGACAGAATGA